The proteins below are encoded in one region of Streptomyces sp. NBC_00490:
- a CDS encoding MFS transporter, with product MKHWRALIVLGTAQFLMVLDTSVMNVSISQLVEDFDTEVTAIQAVITLYALVMAAFMIIGGRFGDILGRRRMFLTGLAVYGVGSALTAVAPTLWVLTLGWSVIEGLGAAMVLPAMAALVAEAYRGRDRAIAYAVIGGLAGAGIAVGPLLGGWVTTYLTWRLVFAGEVVVVVAVLLCRGVIAPSAPTGPRPRLDWVGAVLSATGLGLGVLGVLQSSTWGWVQPRNPPFTVLGFAPTLFVVGLGVAVLALFRWWERRRELHGADPLMHLSLLGRPVLRSGLMTLLSQNLILLGLFFTIPLYLQVVQGFDAFETGLRLLPVSATMLVTSLSASSLGRRWGARRVVRLALATLTAAIVWLLATIDPVIDDGQFAGAMALLGVGVGLLASQLGNVVQSGVGEAERSEAGGLQFTAQNLGSALGTALIGSILIGALAHAFTSQVTDHPQLSEQTRDEVGVALEAGVTFVPTDQVRSAAERAGLPPSEVDAVADSYASAQLDGLKAAVLATGGIALASFLVTPNLPTARQSRQRQPDTDLPAGTAGETR from the coding sequence GTGAAGCACTGGCGGGCTCTGATCGTCCTCGGTACGGCCCAGTTCCTGATGGTTCTGGACACCTCCGTCATGAACGTGTCCATCAGCCAGTTGGTCGAGGACTTCGACACAGAGGTCACCGCCATCCAGGCCGTCATCACGCTGTACGCGCTGGTCATGGCCGCGTTCATGATCATCGGTGGCAGGTTCGGGGACATCCTGGGGCGCCGCCGCATGTTCCTTACGGGGCTCGCCGTCTACGGTGTGGGGTCCGCTCTGACCGCGGTGGCGCCCACGCTGTGGGTGCTCACGCTGGGCTGGTCGGTCATCGAGGGGCTCGGGGCGGCCATGGTGCTGCCGGCCATGGCCGCCCTCGTCGCGGAGGCGTACCGCGGGCGGGACCGTGCCATCGCCTACGCGGTCATCGGCGGGCTCGCCGGCGCCGGAATCGCGGTCGGTCCGCTCCTGGGCGGCTGGGTGACGACGTATCTCACCTGGCGGCTGGTCTTCGCCGGCGAGGTCGTGGTCGTCGTGGCCGTCCTGCTGTGCCGCGGGGTGATCGCGCCGTCCGCCCCGACCGGCCCGCGTCCCCGGCTGGACTGGGTGGGGGCGGTGCTCTCCGCGACCGGGCTGGGGCTGGGTGTGCTCGGGGTCCTGCAGAGCAGCACCTGGGGATGGGTGCAGCCGCGCAACCCACCCTTCACCGTCCTCGGTTTCGCCCCGACGCTGTTCGTCGTCGGCCTGGGAGTGGCCGTCCTGGCCCTCTTCCGGTGGTGGGAGCGGCGGCGGGAGCTGCACGGGGCCGACCCCCTGATGCATCTTTCCCTGCTGGGCAGGCCCGTGCTGCGGTCCGGGCTGATGACGCTGCTGAGCCAGAACCTCATCCTGCTGGGGCTGTTCTTCACCATCCCGCTGTACTTGCAGGTGGTGCAGGGGTTCGACGCGTTCGAGACGGGGCTGCGTCTGCTTCCGGTGTCCGCCACCATGCTGGTGACCTCCCTGTCCGCGTCCTCGCTGGGCCGGAGGTGGGGCGCTCGCCGGGTGGTCCGGCTGGCGCTGGCGACCCTGACGGCGGCCATCGTGTGGCTGCTGGCCACCATCGACCCGGTCATCGACGACGGGCAGTTCGCCGGAGCGATGGCCCTGCTGGGCGTGGGCGTCGGCCTGCTCGCCTCACAACTGGGCAACGTCGTCCAGTCCGGCGTCGGCGAGGCGGAACGCAGTGAGGCGGGAGGGCTTCAGTTCACGGCACAGAATCTGGGTTCCGCGCTGGGCACCGCACTCATCGGCTCGATCCTGATCGGTGCGCTGGCCCACGCCTTCACCTCGCAGGTGACCGACCATCCGCAGCTGTCCGAACAGACCCGTGACGAGGTCGGTGTCGCTCTCGAGGCCGGAGTCACCTTCGTCCCCACCGATCAGGTGCGCTCGGCGGCCGAGCGTGCCGGGCTGCCGCCGTCCGAGGTCGACGCCGTCGCGGACTCCTACGCCTCCGCGCAGCTGGACGGCCTGAAGGCGGCGGTCCTGGCCACCGGTGGGATCGCCCTCGCCAGTTTCCTCGTCACGCCGAACCTGCCGACCGCCCGGCAAAGCCGTCAGCGGCAGCCGGATACCGATCTTCCGGCCGGTACGGCCGGAGAGACGCGCTGA
- a CDS encoding GNAT family N-acetyltransferase gives MGQVFFRKLSRWQADGDREKLADLYVAAYEEPPGEEYRNRERFLARLAEDVQRQGFAMVAADDEEGDDDEPAGVTYGYPLHRDGSWWRGFVGVVPDEVEELTASGKAFVIAELMVLPEHRRRGIGGRLVETLLSASHAELAVILVDPANRVAQAALRAWGWEPLGELRPGTGDSVYLVLTRSLPS, from the coding sequence ATGGGGCAGGTGTTCTTCCGCAAGCTGAGCCGGTGGCAGGCTGACGGTGACCGGGAAAAGCTGGCGGACCTGTACGTGGCTGCCTATGAGGAACCCCCGGGTGAGGAGTACCGCAATCGCGAACGGTTCCTGGCCAGACTCGCGGAGGATGTCCAACGTCAGGGCTTCGCCATGGTGGCGGCTGACGATGAGGAAGGCGATGACGACGAACCCGCGGGGGTGACGTACGGGTATCCGCTGCACCGTGACGGCTCGTGGTGGCGGGGGTTCGTCGGTGTCGTTCCCGACGAGGTCGAGGAACTCACCGCCTCTGGCAAGGCGTTCGTCATAGCCGAGCTGATGGTGCTGCCGGAGCACCGTCGTCGCGGAATCGGCGGTCGCCTTGTAGAAACGCTGCTCTCCGCCAGCCACGCGGAACTGGCTGTCATCCTGGTCGACCCCGCCAACAGGGTGGCGCAGGCCGCCCTTCGGGCATGGGGTTGGGAGCCGCTCGGGGAACTCCGTCCTGGCACCGGGGATTCCGTATATCTGGTGCTCACCAGGTCCCTGCCGAGCTGA
- a CDS encoding glycoside hydrolase family 15 protein — protein sequence MRRYPPIADHGMVGDLQTAALVSSDGTVDWLCSPRFDSPSVFASLLDHDRGGHFSIRADTPRPPIQLYLQDTAVLVTRFLAEEGVGEVVDFMPVENPERAAGRHRLVRILRVTRGRVRFTLQCRPRFDYGRAGHRLDLAEDAVRFDGPAVRATLQTVGPVIWTGEGDDAQGEVFLGPDDFAAVVLTIEDSPDAPQPPVSRADVVTLFEQTRDFWHAWVRRSRYQGRWQDMVNRAAITLKLLTYAPTGAPVAAPTMGLPEQIGGGRNWDYRYTWVRDGSMSVGALLGLGYREEAHAFRSWLGDRLKANGTVSGEPLQIMYRIDGDPNLPEEVLDHLEGYRGSAPVRVGNGAAGQLQLDIYGEAALALSQAVQDAGEIPPYDGWQSLAGVLDWLVKAWDRPDEGIWETRGGQKDFTYSRLMCWAAFDRGIRMAREFARPADIAGWSAARDDILRQVMERGWSPGRQAFVQHYDDVTLDASLLLMPSVGFIAPDDPRWLSTLDAMDQELVSDSLVYRYDPEASPDGLRGSEGTFSLCSFLHVDALARAGRLGQARYAFDKMLTYANHGGLFAEEIGPTGEQLGNFPQAFTHLALITAALSLDEQMDTAR from the coding sequence ATGCGACGCTATCCCCCGATCGCCGATCACGGGATGGTCGGCGACTTGCAGACCGCCGCACTGGTCTCCTCCGACGGCACGGTCGACTGGCTGTGCTCGCCCAGGTTCGACTCGCCCAGCGTGTTCGCCTCGCTGCTCGACCACGACCGCGGCGGCCACTTCAGTATCCGGGCCGACACTCCACGGCCTCCGATCCAGCTGTACCTGCAGGACACCGCTGTGCTGGTGACGCGGTTCCTCGCGGAGGAAGGCGTGGGTGAGGTGGTCGACTTCATGCCGGTGGAGAACCCGGAGCGGGCGGCGGGGCGGCATCGGCTGGTCCGCATCCTGCGGGTGACGCGCGGCCGGGTCCGCTTCACCCTTCAGTGCCGCCCTCGCTTCGACTACGGCCGTGCCGGACACCGGCTCGATCTCGCCGAGGACGCCGTCCGTTTCGACGGGCCCGCCGTCCGGGCCACGCTGCAGACCGTCGGCCCGGTGATATGGACCGGGGAGGGCGATGACGCCCAGGGCGAGGTGTTCCTGGGCCCGGACGACTTCGCCGCCGTCGTCCTGACGATCGAGGACTCGCCCGATGCCCCGCAGCCACCGGTGAGCCGGGCGGACGTGGTGACGCTGTTCGAGCAGACCCGGGACTTCTGGCACGCGTGGGTCCGCCGCAGCCGGTACCAGGGACGCTGGCAGGACATGGTGAACCGCGCGGCCATCACACTCAAACTGCTCACTTACGCACCCACCGGAGCACCCGTCGCGGCCCCCACGATGGGACTGCCGGAGCAGATCGGCGGCGGACGCAACTGGGACTACCGCTACACGTGGGTCCGGGACGGCTCGATGTCGGTCGGTGCGCTGCTCGGGCTCGGCTATCGCGAGGAGGCGCACGCCTTTCGCAGCTGGCTGGGTGACCGGCTGAAGGCGAACGGTACGGTCAGTGGTGAACCCCTGCAGATCATGTACCGGATCGACGGCGACCCGAACCTGCCGGAAGAGGTCCTGGACCACCTGGAGGGCTACCGGGGATCGGCACCGGTACGCGTGGGCAACGGCGCGGCGGGCCAGCTCCAGCTCGACATCTACGGAGAGGCGGCCCTCGCCCTGTCCCAGGCGGTCCAGGACGCCGGCGAGATCCCGCCGTACGACGGCTGGCAGTCCCTTGCCGGTGTGCTCGACTGGCTGGTCAAAGCGTGGGACCGGCCCGACGAGGGAATCTGGGAGACGCGGGGCGGGCAGAAGGACTTCACCTACAGCCGGCTGATGTGCTGGGCGGCCTTCGACCGGGGCATCCGGATGGCCCGCGAGTTCGCCCGTCCCGCCGACATCGCGGGGTGGAGCGCGGCACGGGACGACATCCTGCGCCAGGTGATGGAGCGAGGCTGGAGTCCCGGGCGCCAGGCCTTCGTCCAGCACTACGACGACGTCACCCTCGACGCGTCCCTGCTGCTCATGCCCTCCGTCGGATTCATCGCGCCGGACGATCCGCGCTGGCTGTCCACGTTGGACGCGATGGACCAGGAGCTCGTCTCCGACAGCCTCGTCTACCGCTACGACCCCGAGGCGTCCCCGGACGGCCTGCGCGGCAGCGAGGGCACCTTCTCGCTGTGCAGCTTCCTCCACGTGGACGCGCTCGCCCGGGCGGGACGGCTCGGGCAGGCCCGGTACGCCTTCGACAAGATGCTGACGTACGCCAATCACGGCGGTCTGTTCGCGGAGGAGATAGGGCCCACGGGAGAGCAACTCGGCAACTTCCCGCAGGCTTTCACCCACCTCGCGCTGATCACGGCCGCTCTCTCCCTCGACGAGCAGATGGACACCGCTCGCTGA
- a CDS encoding DUF7144 family membrane protein gives MTATHTRPAHTAKQEWATGLTAFAAVMLFLVGLLDLFRGIMAIAEDDIFLTTRNYVFEFDLTGWGWIHLALGVVAVLVSIGLLRTATWARVLGVAIAGLVIIANFLSLPYYPVWSVVMIAISAFIIWALCVVQRGNLYDLSEERPL, from the coding sequence ATGACCGCCACACACACCCGGCCGGCACACACGGCGAAGCAGGAATGGGCAACCGGACTGACAGCCTTCGCGGCCGTGATGCTCTTCCTCGTCGGCCTGCTCGACCTCTTCCGGGGCATCATGGCCATCGCCGAGGACGACATCTTCCTCACCACACGCAACTACGTGTTCGAGTTCGACCTGACCGGCTGGGGCTGGATCCACCTCGCGCTGGGCGTGGTGGCCGTGCTCGTCAGCATCGGGCTGCTCCGGACCGCGACCTGGGCGCGCGTTCTCGGCGTGGCCATCGCCGGACTCGTCATCATCGCCAACTTCCTCTCCCTTCCGTACTACCCGGTGTGGTCGGTCGTGATGATCGCCATCTCGGCCTTCATCATCTGGGCGCTGTGCGTGGTCCAGCGCGGCAACCTCTACGACCTGTCAGAGGAGCGCCCGCTGTAG
- a CDS encoding RICIN domain-containing protein gives MSLVLKAARRAGAVALALVSLMFLSPTPAQAATYVELRNDKTLKCLAIPGSDDSFGVAAVQWTCNDNDDQRWELRNKDQGDNEVWLVNKATGRCLGAGNADRMATFQYSCGSGSEFLWIYDSIGRLRHPYGDYCLAVPNSQTASGVQPILWTCTLNQDQRWS, from the coding sequence ATGTCCCTTGTCCTGAAGGCGGCGCGAAGAGCCGGCGCCGTGGCACTTGCGCTCGTTTCCCTCATGTTCCTGTCGCCGACACCGGCGCAGGCCGCCACGTACGTGGAGTTGCGCAACGACAAGACCCTCAAGTGCCTGGCCATTCCCGGTTCCGACGACAGCTTCGGCGTCGCGGCCGTCCAATGGACGTGCAACGACAACGACGACCAGCGTTGGGAGCTGCGCAACAAGGACCAGGGGGACAATGAGGTCTGGCTGGTCAACAAGGCAACCGGCAGATGCCTCGGCGCCGGCAACGCCGACCGCATGGCGACCTTCCAGTACTCCTGCGGTTCCGGCTCCGAATTCCTGTGGATCTACGACAGCATCGGCCGCCTGCGTCACCCGTACGGCGACTACTGCCTCGCCGTTCCCAACTCCCAAACTGCCAGCGGCGTCCAGCCGATCCTGTGGACCTGCACCCTCAACCAGGACCAGCGGTGGAGCTGA
- a CDS encoding HdeD family acid-resistance protein: MSMPHGPASHTRQEHRPDGAAPDPMGDSADVLGRLGRSWTWILGAALATLVPGLLILVWPDATLHVVAVLIGLYLLVTGAFRFVGVFARAADERLPGLLLAVLYVLAGVLCLRNPLQTIAALSLITGGVWLVSGILTLYTAVAVQDLPHRGVVMLVGVLGIVAGIVVLALPTESARALTRLLGLWLVLLGLGEALVAFAWRAALAKTSAAGPRAPAGSA, from the coding sequence ATGTCCATGCCGCATGGCCCGGCATCACATACCCGGCAGGAACACAGGCCCGACGGCGCGGCCCCCGATCCGATGGGCGACTCCGCGGACGTACTCGGGCGGCTCGGCCGTTCCTGGACCTGGATCTTGGGCGCGGCCCTGGCGACATTGGTGCCGGGCCTGCTGATACTCGTCTGGCCGGACGCGACCCTGCACGTCGTGGCGGTCCTCATCGGCCTGTACCTGTTGGTGACCGGGGCGTTCCGGTTCGTGGGCGTCTTCGCGCGGGCGGCGGACGAACGGCTGCCGGGGCTGCTCCTGGCCGTGCTGTACGTCCTTGCCGGGGTGCTCTGCCTGCGCAACCCGCTGCAGACGATCGCCGCGCTGTCATTGATCACCGGGGGTGTCTGGCTCGTGTCCGGCATCCTCACCCTCTACACGGCCGTCGCCGTCCAGGACCTGCCGCACCGTGGCGTCGTCATGCTCGTCGGGGTGCTCGGGATCGTCGCGGGGATCGTGGTGCTCGCCCTTCCTACCGAGTCGGCCCGCGCGCTCACGCGGCTGCTCGGCCTGTGGCTCGTCCTGCTCGGCCTCGGCGAGGCGCTGGTCGCTTTCGCGTGGCGGGCCGCGCTCGCAAAGACGTCCGCGGCAGGACCGCGCGCCCCCGCCGGCAGCGCCTGA
- a CDS encoding SpoIIE family protein phosphatase, whose translation MAHDAAGRLAAETALAMLDAMFEQSPIGLHLLDTALRVVRVNTATPAMRGLAADELTGRPAREVYDMVDADVEALLNEVLDTGVPVLGRIVRARVDGDPRDYEVTALRLHSPHGPVLGVAVAVVDVTARERARARADVLDAVRRGVGLTLDPTVTGEEFVTAVVPAFADVAVVEVVDAVIRGNDPPLAPLPPGTPLMRTAFGSSRTHPPQAPLVGDVCGLPVPTPFTQALADLRPRVVPLDAAAPWLSVDPARAETIRSTQAHSLLVVPLALRDAALGLVSLYRAGQSPAFDPGDQELAVELAAHTALCIDNARRYSREHTVAATVQRQLLPRRPETHAWLEAAYLSLTGANPGAWYDTIALSSARTALVVGNVSGHGLNAAATMGQLRTAVRSLATFDLPPEELLARMHGTAGQLAAERANLPLADPLRREALTADCVYAVHDPLTGTCTLAAAGDLTPLVVRPDATVAVPATTAGPRLGTAQDAPFAACEVEVPDGSVLVFTSDPILTSYLAEVSGPLPLAPHLRDRTLQDLCDALVYALPADLGIGDAAVLVARTRSFPPERYAAWQLDPDPAAVAVARRRTRERLAAWDVDDETADDTLLIISELVTNAVRYGSPPIELRLILDRSLTCEVRDAGSASPHLRHAGAAEEGGRGLFIAAQLAQAWGTRYAAPGKTIWTEQTLPPVP comes from the coding sequence ATGGCACACGACGCTGCCGGCCGGCTGGCGGCGGAGACGGCCCTTGCGATGCTGGACGCGATGTTCGAGCAGTCACCGATCGGGCTGCATCTGCTGGACACCGCGTTGCGGGTGGTACGGGTCAACACCGCGACTCCCGCGATGCGGGGCCTGGCCGCGGACGAGCTGACCGGGCGCCCGGCCCGAGAGGTCTACGACATGGTCGATGCCGATGTCGAGGCACTGCTGAACGAGGTCCTGGACACCGGCGTGCCGGTGCTGGGACGCATCGTCCGTGCCCGCGTCGACGGAGATCCGCGGGACTACGAGGTGACCGCGCTACGCCTGCACAGTCCGCACGGACCGGTGCTCGGTGTGGCGGTCGCCGTGGTCGACGTCACCGCACGCGAGCGGGCCCGGGCCCGTGCCGACGTGCTCGACGCCGTACGCAGGGGCGTGGGCCTCACGCTGGATCCCACGGTGACCGGCGAGGAGTTCGTGACCGCCGTGGTCCCCGCATTCGCCGATGTCGCGGTCGTGGAGGTGGTGGACGCGGTGATCCGCGGCAACGACCCGCCGCTGGCCCCACTGCCGCCGGGCACACCCCTGATGCGCACCGCGTTCGGCAGCAGCCGCACGCACCCACCCCAGGCCCCTTTGGTGGGGGACGTATGCGGCCTGCCCGTCCCCACGCCCTTCACCCAGGCCCTCGCCGACCTGCGGCCCCGCGTGGTCCCCCTGGATGCCGCCGCCCCGTGGCTGTCCGTCGATCCCGCGCGTGCGGAGACGATCCGCTCGACGCAGGCCCACTCCCTCCTCGTCGTCCCCCTGGCACTGCGCGACGCGGCCCTCGGCCTGGTCAGTCTGTATCGCGCCGGGCAATCGCCCGCCTTCGACCCCGGCGACCAGGAACTGGCCGTCGAACTGGCCGCCCACACGGCCCTGTGCATCGACAACGCGCGCCGCTACTCGCGCGAGCACACCGTCGCGGCAACGGTGCAGCGGCAGTTGCTGCCCCGCCGCCCGGAAACCCACGCCTGGCTCGAGGCCGCCTACCTCTCCCTCACGGGCGCCAACCCCGGCGCCTGGTACGACACGATCGCCCTCTCCAGCGCCCGCACCGCCCTGGTCGTCGGCAACGTGTCCGGACACGGCCTCAACGCCGCCGCGACCATGGGCCAGTTGCGCACCGCCGTACGCTCGTTGGCGACGTTCGACCTGCCCCCCGAGGAACTCTTGGCGCGGATGCACGGCACCGCCGGACAGCTGGCCGCCGAACGCGCCAACCTCCCCCTCGCGGATCCGCTGCGCCGCGAAGCCCTCACCGCCGACTGCGTGTACGCGGTCCACGACCCCCTCACCGGCACCTGCACCCTGGCCGCGGCCGGCGATCTCACCCCACTCGTCGTACGCCCCGACGCCACCGTCGCCGTCCCCGCCACGACGGCCGGGCCTCGCCTGGGCACAGCTCAGGACGCGCCCTTCGCGGCCTGCGAGGTGGAAGTGCCGGACGGCAGCGTGCTCGTCTTCACCAGCGATCCAATTCTCACCTCGTACCTGGCAGAAGTCTCAGGACCGCTGCCCTTGGCGCCCCACCTGCGCGACCGCACGCTCCAGGACCTGTGCGACGCACTCGTGTACGCGCTTCCGGCGGACTTGGGCATCGGCGACGCGGCTGTGCTCGTCGCGCGCACCCGGTCGTTTCCACCCGAGCGATACGCCGCGTGGCAGCTCGACCCCGACCCCGCGGCCGTCGCCGTCGCCCGGCGCCGTACCCGCGAACGGCTCGCCGCGTGGGACGTGGACGACGAGACCGCGGACGACACCCTGCTCATCATCAGCGAGCTCGTCACCAATGCCGTGCGCTACGGCAGCCCGCCCATCGAGCTCCGCCTGATCCTTGACCGCAGCCTGACGTGCGAGGTGCGGGACGCCGGCTCGGCCTCCCCCCATCTGCGGCACGCCGGCGCGGCGGAGGAGGGTGGACGCGGCCTGTTCATCGCCGCCCAGCTCGCCCAGGCATGGGGCACCCGGTACGCGGCCCCGGGCAAAACGATCTGGACCGAGCAGACGCTGCCGCCCGTTCCCTGA
- a CDS encoding GNAT family N-acetyltransferase translates to MAELIAPTGRLHSSWLTARDEWQPGAHQDGAGLRLVGDGDLDSPEEFASWVERLRQQSDRSLPVGEGRVHATHWWIVDGETYLGAIDLRHYLNALLLEGGGHIGYSIRPSARRRGLATWALGTVLLKAPALGLDRVLLTCDEGNVGSARTIESNGGVLEDVRSTEIGVKRRYWIALDDAGHRNSLMAATRTVAS, encoded by the coding sequence ATGGCTGAACTGATCGCGCCCACTGGACGGCTGCATTCCTCGTGGCTCACGGCGCGTGACGAGTGGCAGCCCGGTGCTCACCAGGACGGGGCCGGTCTGCGGCTGGTTGGTGACGGTGATCTGGACAGCCCGGAAGAGTTCGCCTCATGGGTCGAGCGACTGCGGCAGCAATCGGACCGGTCGCTGCCGGTCGGGGAAGGGCGCGTCCACGCCACCCACTGGTGGATCGTCGACGGCGAGACGTACCTCGGGGCCATCGACCTTCGGCACTATCTGAACGCCCTTCTGTTGGAAGGCGGCGGACACATCGGCTACAGCATTCGGCCTTCTGCCAGGAGACGCGGACTGGCCACGTGGGCGCTGGGAACGGTTCTACTCAAGGCACCTGCGCTCGGTCTGGACCGGGTCCTCCTCACCTGTGACGAGGGCAACGTCGGCTCCGCGCGCACCATCGAAAGCAATGGCGGCGTCCTCGAAGACGTGCGCAGCACCGAAATCGGGGTCAAGCGTCGCTACTGGATCGCTCTCGATGACGCTGGTCACCGCAATTCGTTGATGGCCGCGACAAGGACGGTTGCCTCGTAG
- a CDS encoding RNA-guided endonuclease InsQ/TnpB family protein, which translates to MTRQVKRAFKYRFYPTGVQAAELSRTFGCVRLVYNKALEERTRAWYGEQRRISYVQSSAALTQWKKTEELAFLAEVSSVPLQQALRHLQTAFGNFFAQRAKYPRYKSRKKSRASAEYTRSAFTWRDGRLTLAKMAGPLDIRWSRPLPEGTEPSTVTVSRDAAGRWFVSLLCEDTIAPAPATTAAVGLDAGITSLVTLSTGEKVANPRHERRDRTRLARAQRELSRKAKGSANREKARRKVARVHARIADRRRDVLHKLSTRLVRENQTVVIEDLSVRNLLKNGTLARAISDAAWTDLRSMLEYKCAWYGRELVVIDRWFPSSKLCGNCGTVAAKMPLNVREWTCACGVVHDRDVNAARNILAAGLAASACGDGVRPQRESSRTGQSSVKQEPQRATAGIPRL; encoded by the coding sequence GTGACGCGGCAGGTCAAGCGGGCGTTCAAGTACCGCTTTTATCCCACCGGCGTGCAGGCGGCTGAGTTGTCGCGCACGTTCGGCTGTGTCCGCCTCGTCTACAACAAGGCCTTGGAGGAGCGCACCCGGGCCTGGTACGGCGAGCAGCGCCGCATCTCCTACGTGCAGTCCTCGGCCGCGCTGACGCAGTGGAAGAAGACCGAGGAACTGGCCTTCCTGGCGGAGGTGTCCTCGGTTCCGTTGCAGCAGGCGCTGCGCCATTTGCAGACGGCGTTCGGGAACTTCTTCGCCCAGCGTGCGAAGTACCCGCGCTACAAGTCCCGTAAGAAGTCCCGCGCGTCGGCCGAGTACACGCGTAGCGCCTTCACCTGGCGCGACGGGCGCCTGACGCTGGCGAAGATGGCCGGCCCTTTGGACATCCGCTGGTCGCGCCCGCTGCCCGAGGGGACGGAGCCGAGCACGGTGACGGTGTCCCGTGACGCGGCGGGTCGCTGGTTCGTGTCCCTGCTGTGCGAGGACACCATCGCCCCGGCCCCCGCCACCACGGCGGCCGTCGGCCTGGACGCCGGGATCACCTCCCTGGTGACCCTGTCCACCGGGGAAAAGGTCGCCAACCCGAGGCATGAGAGGCGGGATCGAACACGGCTGGCCCGTGCGCAGCGGGAGTTGTCGCGCAAGGCGAAGGGCTCGGCGAACCGGGAGAAGGCCCGCCGCAAGGTCGCCCGCGTGCATGCGCGGATCGCCGACCGGCGCCGCGACGTCCTGCACAAGCTATCGACTCGACTCGTCCGCGAGAACCAAACGGTCGTGATCGAGGACCTGAGCGTGCGCAACCTGCTGAAGAACGGCACGCTCGCACGCGCCATCTCGGACGCGGCCTGGACGGACCTGCGTTCCATGCTGGAGTACAAGTGCGCCTGGTACGGGCGCGAGCTCGTCGTGATCGACCGATGGTTCCCCAGCAGCAAGCTGTGCGGGAACTGCGGCACGGTCGCGGCGAAGATGCCGCTGAACGTCCGCGAATGGACGTGCGCCTGCGGCGTCGTGCATGACCGTGACGTGAACGCGGCACGTAACATCCTGGCCGCCGGGCTGGCGGCATCTGCCTGTGGAGACGGTGTAAGACCTCAACGGGAGTCCTCCCGGACGGGGCAGTCGTCGGTGAAACAGGAACCCCAGCGGGCGACCGCTGGAATCCCCCGCCTTTAG
- a CDS encoding SHOCT domain-containing protein codes for MSTQTYLAYDYPLLSVFWSMLLFFLWIMWFVLLFRIITDIFRDDTMSGWAKAGWMVLTILLPFLGVFIYVIARGKNMGRREVAQARAQQEEFNSYIRQTAAGGGTSSVDELARLSEIRSHGDITDEEFRRAKELVLAGHGPTEPTGSTSRTAPH; via the coding sequence ATGAGCACGCAGACGTACCTGGCGTACGACTATCCCCTGCTGAGCGTTTTCTGGAGCATGCTCCTGTTCTTCCTGTGGATCATGTGGTTCGTCCTGCTCTTCCGGATCATCACCGACATCTTCCGTGACGACACCATGAGCGGCTGGGCGAAGGCCGGATGGATGGTGCTCACCATCCTGCTGCCCTTCCTGGGCGTCTTCATCTACGTGATCGCCCGCGGCAAGAACATGGGCCGCCGGGAGGTGGCGCAGGCGCGTGCGCAGCAGGAGGAGTTCAACAGCTACATCAGGCAGACCGCGGCCGGCGGCGGGACCAGCAGCGTCGACGAACTCGCCAGGCTGTCCGAGATCCGCTCCCACGGCGACATCACGGACGAGGAGTTCCGCAGGGCGAAGGAACTGGTCCTCGCCGGCCACGGCCCGACGGAACCCACGGGCTCCACCTCCCGGACCGCCCCTCACTGA